The following coding sequences lie in one Hymenobacter tibetensis genomic window:
- a CDS encoding alpha-glucuronidase: MKKIFFSILLVSAAFQLRAEDGHQLWLRPHAAVPVTVVAPTKTSALLATAKQELQQGWQGSAGATVTLTLKKDKGINYDGFRLSAQGVQAATERGLLYGVFELLRRQQTGQPVADGVSNPSYELRLLNHWDNPDGSVERGYAGKSIFWRKDSALVMTKRDKTLWQEYARANASVGINGSVLNNVNASPMILSAEYLGRVKAIADVLRPYGVKTYLSVKFSSPVLLGGLKTADPLDPAVIKWWRSKAKEIYQQVPDFGGFLVKASSEGQPGPQDYGRTHADGANMLADVLKPYGGLVMWRAFVYSPNDKDRAKQAYNEFVPLDGKFRDNVIIQVKNGPVDFQPREPFSPLFGALKKTAVMPEFQITQEYLGHAIDLAYLAPMWEECLQSDTYQAGPGSTVARCTNGSVYRQAHSAMAGVSNVGLDTNWTGHDFAQANWYAFGRLAWNSSAKSAQLAEEWLKLTFQNAANGATQPATAADWNAKFLTPVTQLMLASREAIVDYSMPLGLHHIMSATHEHYGPGPWWAPPKMRADWTPPYYHQAAANGVGFDRTKTGSDAVSQYHEPLASQFNNPATCPDEYLLWFHHLPWDFKMKSGRTLWDELALHYEHGVQQMRQFQRTWDQAQPYVDAERFAVVQNKLRTQSGNAVVWKDACLLYFQQFSHLPIPAAVEPPMHTLETLVANDTPTRPRQPRQP; this comes from the coding sequence TTCCAACTGCGCGCCGAAGACGGCCACCAGCTCTGGTTGCGCCCACACGCCGCGGTGCCGGTTACGGTGGTAGCACCCACTAAAACCTCCGCCTTGCTTGCCACGGCGAAACAGGAATTGCAGCAAGGTTGGCAGGGTAGCGCCGGGGCCACCGTCACCCTGACCCTCAAGAAGGACAAGGGCATCAACTACGACGGGTTTCGCCTGAGTGCGCAAGGGGTGCAGGCCGCCACCGAGCGGGGCCTGCTGTACGGGGTATTCGAGCTGCTGCGGCGTCAGCAAACTGGCCAGCCGGTGGCTGATGGCGTTTCCAATCCCTCGTACGAGCTCCGCTTGCTCAACCATTGGGACAACCCTGACGGGTCGGTGGAACGGGGGTACGCGGGCAAGTCCATCTTCTGGCGCAAAGACAGCGCTTTGGTCATGACCAAGCGCGACAAAACCCTGTGGCAAGAATACGCCCGGGCCAACGCCTCGGTGGGCATCAACGGCAGCGTGCTCAACAACGTGAATGCCTCCCCCATGATACTCTCCGCCGAGTACCTGGGCCGCGTGAAAGCCATTGCTGATGTGCTGCGGCCTTACGGCGTGAAGACCTACCTCTCGGTGAAATTTTCGTCGCCGGTGCTGCTGGGGGGCCTGAAAACCGCCGACCCGCTGGACCCAGCCGTCATCAAATGGTGGCGCAGCAAGGCCAAGGAGATTTACCAGCAGGTGCCGGATTTTGGTGGCTTCCTGGTGAAAGCCAGCAGCGAAGGGCAGCCCGGTCCGCAGGACTACGGCCGCACCCACGCCGACGGCGCCAACATGCTGGCTGATGTGCTCAAGCCCTACGGCGGCTTGGTGATGTGGCGGGCCTTCGTGTACAGCCCCAACGACAAGGACCGCGCCAAGCAAGCCTACAACGAGTTTGTGCCGCTCGACGGCAAATTTCGGGACAACGTCATCATTCAGGTGAAAAACGGGCCGGTGGATTTTCAGCCCCGTGAGCCGTTTAGCCCGCTGTTTGGAGCGCTGAAAAAGACGGCCGTCATGCCCGAGTTTCAAATCACGCAGGAGTACCTCGGGCACGCCATCGACCTGGCATATCTGGCGCCGATGTGGGAAGAGTGCTTGCAAAGCGACACCTACCAAGCGGGCCCCGGCAGCACCGTGGCCCGCTGCACCAACGGCAGCGTATACCGCCAGGCGCACTCGGCCATGGCCGGCGTGTCCAACGTGGGCCTGGACACCAACTGGACCGGCCACGACTTCGCGCAGGCTAACTGGTACGCTTTCGGGCGGCTGGCCTGGAACAGCAGCGCCAAAAGCGCCCAACTGGCCGAGGAGTGGCTGAAGCTAACTTTCCAAAACGCCGCCAACGGTGCTACGCAACCAGCCACCGCCGCCGATTGGAATGCCAAGTTCCTGACGCCCGTAACGCAGTTGATGCTGGCCAGCCGTGAGGCCATCGTTGATTACTCGATGCCGCTGGGGTTACACCATATTATGTCGGCCACCCACGAGCACTATGGGCCCGGCCCGTGGTGGGCGCCGCCCAAAATGCGCGCCGACTGGACCCCGCCCTACTACCACCAGGCCGCCGCCAACGGCGTGGGCTTCGACCGCACCAAAACCGGCAGCGACGCCGTGAGCCAGTACCACGAGCCCTTGGCCTCACAGTTCAACAACCCCGCCACCTGCCCCGACGAGTACTTGCTCTGGTTCCATCACCTGCCCTGGGATTTCAAGATGAAAAGCGGCCGCACGCTCTGGGACGAACTGGCCCTGCACTACGAACACGGCGTGCAGCAGATGCGCCAGTTTCAGCGCACCTGGGACCAGGCCCAGCCTTACGTGGATGCCGAGCGGTTTGCGGTGGTGCAAAACAAGTTGCGCACCCAAAGCGGCAACGCCGTGGTGTGGAAAGACGCTTGTTTGCTGTACTTCCAGCAGTTCAGCCACTTACCCATTCCGGCTGCCGTGGAACCGCCCATGCACACGCTGGAAACCCTAGTTGCCAACGACACGCCAACCCGGCCGCGGCAACCCCGCCAGCCTTAG
- a CDS encoding glycoside hydrolase family 43 protein: MPKFLFYTVLFAAVALTATAPSSYGQANPKPGENPILRDVFTADPAPLVYKDKVYLYVGHDEAKEGQMFNMNDWRCYSSSDMKNWTAHGSIMNVRDFKWATKDAWASQVVARNGKFYFYAAVQEGAPANAKAIGVAVSDSPTGPFVDARGSALISDKTTPGPNGWDDIDPTVFVDDDGTAWLAWGNPNCYLAKLKPNMTELDGPIQRIEVPNYTEGPWLHKRGNLYYLTYAAFAHQGMSEKLCYATAPRVTGPWTYQGILTDQAKNSYTIHPGIIEFKKQWYFFYHNATLTLPTGESGALGRRSVCVEYLYYNPDGTIQPITQTVAGVSGPLKPSPNRPAPPASAPATTVPGVSVVQNLLPRPAQWPGAPVLSTMPAPANTALDNISFNHDKGGTSLGQTFRVLADGKLTRIDLLGGDGLGTDTKQSVTLALYDLGTQENPAYAPGTNLLGGGQGLAIAYTPQPAGLLQFDFAGANQVPLLAGHTYAFELQGLEKSAPLFWRASRQEAYAAGSAYFNRQPLRLNDKPGYDFALAVYTTAAPK; this comes from the coding sequence ATGCCTAAATTCCTTTTCTATACGGTCCTGTTTGCGGCAGTTGCGCTAACTGCCACTGCTCCGAGCAGCTACGGCCAAGCAAACCCTAAACCGGGCGAAAACCCTATTCTGCGCGACGTATTCACGGCCGACCCGGCGCCGCTGGTGTACAAGGATAAGGTGTACCTCTATGTGGGCCACGACGAAGCCAAGGAAGGCCAGATGTTCAACATGAACGACTGGCGGTGCTACTCTTCCAGTGATATGAAGAACTGGACCGCGCACGGCTCCATCATGAACGTGCGCGACTTTAAGTGGGCCACGAAGGATGCCTGGGCTTCGCAGGTGGTGGCCCGCAACGGCAAGTTTTACTTCTACGCGGCGGTGCAGGAGGGCGCCCCAGCCAACGCCAAAGCCATCGGCGTGGCCGTGTCGGATAGCCCCACGGGCCCGTTCGTAGATGCCCGCGGCTCGGCCCTTATTTCCGATAAAACCACCCCCGGCCCCAACGGCTGGGACGATATCGACCCCACCGTGTTCGTGGATGACGACGGCACGGCGTGGCTGGCCTGGGGCAACCCCAACTGCTACCTAGCTAAGCTCAAGCCCAACATGACGGAGCTCGACGGGCCCATCCAGCGCATTGAGGTGCCCAACTACACCGAAGGCCCGTGGCTGCACAAGCGAGGCAACCTGTACTACCTCACCTACGCCGCCTTTGCGCACCAAGGCATGTCGGAGAAACTCTGCTACGCCACCGCGCCGCGCGTCACCGGCCCCTGGACCTACCAAGGCATCCTCACCGACCAGGCCAAAAACAGCTACACGATTCACCCGGGCATTATTGAGTTCAAAAAGCAGTGGTACTTCTTTTACCACAACGCGACGCTGACCCTACCCACTGGTGAAAGCGGTGCCCTAGGTCGCCGTAGCGTGTGCGTAGAATACCTGTATTATAACCCCGACGGCACCATTCAGCCCATCACCCAAACCGTGGCCGGCGTGAGTGGGCCGCTCAAACCTAGCCCCAACCGACCCGCGCCGCCCGCCAGCGCCCCGGCCACTACGGTCCCTGGCGTCAGCGTCGTGCAAAACCTGCTGCCGCGCCCCGCGCAGTGGCCCGGTGCGCCTGTGCTGAGCACCATGCCTGCCCCGGCCAACACGGCCCTCGACAACATCAGCTTCAACCACGACAAGGGCGGCACCAGCTTGGGGCAGACCTTCCGGGTGCTGGCCGATGGCAAGCTCACGCGCATCGACCTGCTTGGGGGCGACGGGCTCGGCACTGATACCAAGCAGTCCGTCACCCTGGCGCTCTATGACCTAGGCACGCAGGAGAACCCGGCCTACGCCCCCGGCACCAACCTGCTCGGGGGTGGCCAGGGGCTGGCTATTGCCTACACACCGCAGCCCGCCGGACTGTTGCAGTTTGACTTTGCGGGCGCTAACCAAGTTCCCTTGCTGGCCGGCCACACCTATGCCTTTGAGCTGCAAGGCCTGGAAAAGTCGGCGCCGCTTTTCTGGCGCGCGAGCCGCCAGGAGGCGTACGCGGCCGGCAGCGCCTACTTCAACCGGCAGCCGCTGCGCCTAAACGACAAGCCGGGCTACGACTTTGCGCTGGCCGTGTACACCACAGCCGCACCGAAATAA